The Nitrospirae bacterium YQR-1 genome has a window encoding:
- a CDS encoding MCP four helix bundle domain-containing protein, giving the protein MKFLDNMKIGTKLIGSFLLVAAIAAFIGFFGIINLHKIDDADTFLYEKMTVPLGLLGDIGVAFQRVRINTREIAEATSKDEIQKPLETVKKLRADIEKLSTDYEKTIVTEKGREGYNQFLATRKAYGVIIDKVVDLAQAGKHEEAVALLKGDGLKAAGEEQAAIDALQEAKVKLAKETSDANTALTDKTTTFIIIITTIGALLSFFLGLIISNSISKPLKQGVVFAEGIAGGDLSQQIHMERKDEVGQLANALNDMVEKLKSVIGEVNVSADNVTSGSAELSGTAQVISQGATEQAAAVEEVSSSMEEMASNIKQNADNSQQTERMAAKASQDALESGKAVDEAVHAMKEIAGKISIIEEIARQTNLLALNAAIEAARAGEHGKGFAVVASEVRKLAERSQKAAGEISTLSSTTVTVSEKAGVMLRQLVPDIQRTAELVQEISAASNEQNAGAEQINKAITQLDQVIQQNASASEEMASTSEELSSQAEQLQSAISFFKIGEQRRVTTAVKKQLPKIAHLTHETARAATKPKKVDLAAEHKDDSEFESY; this is encoded by the coding sequence ATGAAATTTCTGGATAACATGAAAATCGGTACAAAGCTAATCGGGAGTTTTTTACTGGTGGCGGCAATAGCGGCGTTTATAGGATTTTTTGGGATAATCAACTTACATAAAATAGACGATGCCGATACTTTTTTGTATGAAAAGATGACAGTACCTTTAGGTCTTCTGGGTGACATCGGGGTAGCATTTCAAAGGGTAAGGATAAACACAAGAGAAATAGCTGAAGCCACCTCAAAAGATGAAATACAAAAACCTCTTGAGACGGTTAAAAAGTTGAGGGCGGACATAGAGAAACTTTCAACAGACTATGAAAAAACAATAGTTACAGAAAAGGGACGTGAGGGTTACAACCAATTCCTTGCCACAAGAAAAGCCTACGGTGTAATAATAGACAAAGTCGTGGATTTAGCGCAGGCCGGTAAGCACGAGGAGGCGGTTGCACTTCTCAAGGGTGATGGGTTAAAAGCGGCGGGTGAAGAGCAGGCGGCAATTGACGCCTTACAGGAAGCAAAAGTAAAATTAGCCAAAGAGACCTCCGATGCAAACACAGCGCTTACTGACAAGACAACTACTTTTATAATTATCATTACCACGATAGGTGCACTGTTATCCTTTTTTTTAGGGCTTATAATATCAAATTCAATAAGTAAACCACTTAAGCAGGGAGTGGTGTTTGCCGAGGGTATTGCAGGTGGCGACTTAAGCCAACAGATACACATGGAGAGGAAAGACGAGGTAGGGCAGCTTGCCAATGCACTAAACGATATGGTGGAGAAGCTAAAAAGCGTTATAGGAGAGGTCAATGTATCGGCAGATAACGTAACCTCAGGCAGTGCAGAATTAAGCGGTACGGCTCAAGTGATTTCACAGGGAGCGACTGAGCAGGCGGCGGCGGTTGAGGAAGTATCTTCCTCAATGGAGGAGATGGCCTCAAATATTAAACAAAATGCCGACAATTCCCAGCAGACGGAGCGGATGGCGGCTAAGGCTTCACAAGACGCACTGGAAAGCGGAAAGGCAGTAGATGAAGCAGTCCACGCTATGAAGGAAATCGCCGGCAAGATATCCATAATAGAGGAAATCGCAAGACAGACGAACCTTTTAGCGCTTAATGCGGCAATAGAGGCAGCCCGTGCCGGTGAGCACGGTAAGGGGTTTGCAGTTGTCGCCTCTGAGGTGAGAAAACTTGCCGAGCGCAGCCAAAAGGCGGCAGGTGAAATCAGCACTTTATCATCTACAACGGTAACTGTATCGGAGAAAGCCGGTGTTATGCTTAGACAGTTGGTGCCGGATATTCAAAGAACTGCGGAGCTGGTTCAGGAAATAAGTGCGGCAAGTAATGAGCAAAATGCAGGTGCCGAGCAGATAAACAAGGCAATAACACAACTTGATCAGGTGATTCAGCAAAACGCCTCAGCATCAGAAGAGATGGCCTCAACAAGCGAGGAGCTTTCATCGCAGGCGGAGCAATTGCAGTCTGCAATATCATTCTTCAAAATAGGAGAGCAACGCAGAGTAACAACTGCTGTAAAAAAACAGCTGCCTAAAATAGCGCATTTAACGCATGAAACGGCAAGGGCTGCCACAAAACCCAAAAAGGTTGATTTAGCTGCAGAGCACAAAGACGACAGCGAATTTGAGTCATATTAA
- a CDS encoding DsrE family protein → MSEEEKTDKEFVFIITRSHDSVDVVAGALQLAVNMRAYGTVVDFFLMDKAVLLAKAGFAETLIWQQKDQFSPVSDLMKTLAEDFDAKFYICASCVKHYELDKAVLIKNAEIKPGSFLGEMLLSRQGLTF, encoded by the coding sequence TTGTCTGAGGAAGAAAAAACTGATAAAGAGTTTGTTTTTATAATAACACGCTCCCACGATAGTGTGGATGTGGTGGCAGGAGCATTGCAGCTGGCGGTTAATATGAGAGCCTATGGCACTGTGGTGGATTTCTTTCTGATGGATAAAGCCGTGCTATTGGCAAAGGCCGGGTTTGCCGAGACACTCATATGGCAGCAGAAGGATCAGTTTTCCCCTGTTTCCGATCTGATGAAAACACTGGCTGAGGATTTTGACGCAAAGTTTTACATTTGCGCCTCCTGTGTTAAGCACTACGAACTGGATAAGGCTGTGCTAATTAAAAATGCAGAGATAAAACCCGGGAGTTTCCTGGGTGAGATGCTCCTTAGCAGGCAGGGGCTTACTTTTTAG
- the selD gene encoding selenide, water dikinase SelD, producing the protein MSKLGPADLEDLISSLGVAWEERLRVKVLVGPGDDAGVYLIGDTAFVETVDFITPPVNDPYSFGALSACNSLSDVYSMGGTPITALAVAAFPICDYKTDVFKEILRGAQSILNTAGVALMGGHSIEDTELKFGLAVTGTVDKNKILLKSGAKEGDLILLTKPLGVGIITTALKRKLITEARIGEALKWMLTLNAKASATALNADATSCTDVTGFGFIGHACNMLKGAAVDFVIDSDAVPVMEPAVELARENIFPGGAGKNLNFFSNRVQFNSSIPEYIKFIFSDPQTSGGLLITVNKRNIGTFENSDMFYKTIGYVTNGSGILKIN; encoded by the coding sequence GTGTCAAAGTTGGGTCCGGCGGACCTGGAGGATTTAATAAGCTCTCTTGGAGTGGCCTGGGAAGAGCGTTTGCGTGTAAAGGTGCTGGTTGGCCCTGGAGATGACGCCGGGGTATATCTTATTGGGGATACGGCTTTTGTTGAGACAGTGGATTTTATAACGCCACCTGTAAATGACCCTTACAGTTTTGGTGCGCTCAGTGCTTGTAACTCCCTTAGTGACGTCTATTCGATGGGAGGCACTCCTATAACCGCCCTTGCCGTGGCAGCCTTTCCCATTTGCGATTACAAAACGGATGTGTTTAAGGAAATTCTTCGGGGGGCACAAAGTATTCTCAACACTGCCGGAGTTGCACTCATGGGTGGCCACAGCATTGAGGATACGGAATTAAAGTTTGGCCTTGCCGTAACGGGCACAGTTGATAAAAATAAAATACTTTTAAAATCAGGCGCAAAAGAGGGCGACCTTATACTTTTAACAAAACCACTGGGAGTTGGAATTATAACTACTGCGTTAAAGCGGAAACTAATTACAGAGGCCCGGATTGGAGAGGCGCTGAAGTGGATGCTTACCCTTAATGCCAAAGCCTCGGCAACCGCACTCAATGCCGATGCCACCTCTTGCACAGACGTTACCGGATTTGGCTTTATCGGCCATGCCTGTAACATGTTAAAAGGTGCGGCAGTGGATTTTGTAATAGATTCAGACGCTGTGCCTGTCATGGAGCCGGCTGTGGAGCTGGCAAGGGAAAATATTTTCCCAGGCGGCGCAGGAAAAAATCTCAACTTTTTCTCAAACAGGGTACAATTTAATTCTTCAATCCCGGAGTATATCAAATTTATTTTTTCAGACCCTCAAACATCTGGAGGGCTTCTCATAACCGTTAATAAGCGCAACATTGGCACATTTGAAAATTCAGACATGTTTTATAAAACCATCGGATATGTAACAAATGGCTCAGGTATTTTGAAAATTAATTAA